In Hippoglossus stenolepis isolate QCI-W04-F060 chromosome 5, HSTE1.2, whole genome shotgun sequence, one genomic interval encodes:
- the si:dkey-106n21.1 gene encoding solute carrier family 23 member 2, whose amino-acid sequence MQLTTEEKIELGLKDQGSVNPAFTGKDSDEQPQLTVDVEEPHTEALEETVDKGDDLVYSLNDRPPWYLCILLGFQHYILAFGGIIAIPLILAEPLCIKDNNVAKSQLISTIFFVSGLCTLLQTAVGTRLPILQGGTFSFITPTLAILALPKWQCPSKDSPVMLSIDTQNGTRPQLIEDSDEVWMSRMREIQGAILVSSLLQMFLGFSGLVGLVLKYIGPLAIAPTINLIGLSLFIEAGKKSGGHWGIAALTVGLILLFSQYLSKVDVPMIAYKDKKWKVFQYPLFKLFSALFGMCGGWLVCFLLTIFDVLPSKSNEYGYSARTDISLDAVANSPWFHVPYPGQWGMPTVSVSSVLGMMAGVLASTMESIGDYYACARLSGAPPPPTHAINRGIAVEGIGCIMAALWGTGNGTTSYSQNIAALGITKVGSRLVLQTTGILMIILGIFGKFGAVFITIPDPVIGGMFLVMFGMIAAVGISNLQYVDLNSSRNLLILGFSTFSGLVLPTWFHSNPGIIDTGIKELDQVIVVLFTTHMFIGGFFGFILDNTIPGTEKERGIKSWQEKVHEEGKKMCDQSCYDIPFCNGILKRFRCFQYLPFLPSYKTNQ is encoded by the exons GGCAAAGACAGTGATGAACAGCCACAGCTGACAGTGGACGTTGAGGAGCCACACACGGAGGCCCTGGAGGAGACTGTGGACAAAGGTGACGATTTGGTTTACTCCCTCAATGACAGGCCACCATGGTACCTCTGCATTCTGCTTGGCTTCCAG CATTACATCCTCGCTTTCGGCGGCATCATTGCAATCCCACTCATCCTGGCTGAGCCTCTGTGCATTAAGGACAACAACGTCGCCAAAAGCCAGCTCATCTCCACCATATTCTTTGTGTCGGGGCTATGTACACTGCTGCAGACGGCTGTCGGCACCAG GTTACCGATCCTTCAGGGTGGGACCTTCAGTTTCATCACTCCGACCCTGGCCATTCTCGCTCTGCCGAAGTGGCAGTGTCCATCCAAAGACTCCCCAGTTATGCTGTCCATCGACACGCAGAATGGCACCAGGCCGCAGCTCATAGAAGATTCTGATGAGGTCTGGATGTCACGAATGCGTGAG ATCCAGGGAGCCATCCTGGTGTCgtctctgctgcagatgttcCTGGGCTTCTCCGGGCTGGTGGGCCTGGTGCTCAAATATATAGGCCCTCTGGCTATCGCTCCCACCATCAACCTAATTGGCCTGTCGCTGTTCATTGAGGCTGGAAAGAAGTCTGGAGGTCACTGGGGAATAGCTGCTCT CACCGTCGGCCTGATCCTCCTTTTCTCCCAATATCTCAGCAAAGTCGATGTCCCAATGATCGCTTACAAGGATAAGAAGTGGAAGGTTTTCCAGTATCCGCTCTTCAAGCTCTTTTCT GCTTTGTTTGGGATGTGTGGCGGCTGGCTGGTCTGCTTCTTACTGACCATCTTTGACGTCCTGCCTTCAAAGTCTAATGAGTATGGCTATTCAGCCAGGACCGACATCAGCCTGGACGCTGTAGCAAACTCCCCATGGTTCCATGTACCTTACCCTG GTCAATGGGGTATGCCAACAGTAAGTGTGTCTTCAGTGTTGGGTATGATGGCCGGCGTCTTGGCATCTACCATGGAATCAATCGGTGACTACTACGCTTGCGCTCGCTTGTCCGGTGCCCCTCCACCACCTACTCACGCCATTAACCGAGGTATTGCTGTAGAGGGCATCGGCTGCATCATGGCTGCACTGTGGGGAACTGGAAACGGCACCACCTCCTATAGCCAGAACATCGCTGCTCTAGGCATAACCAAG GTTGGAAGCAGACTGGTCCTCCAGACGACTGGTATTCTCATGATCATCCTGGGAATCTTTGGGAAGTTTGGAGCAGTGTTTATCACCATCCCAGACCCGGTCATTGGAGGCATGTTCCTCGTAATGTTTGGAATGATTGCAGCTGTGGGGATATCCAACCTTCAA tatGTGGACCTGAATTCATCCCGTAACCTCCTCATCCTCGGCTTCTCTACCTTCAGTGGACTTGTGTTACCCACCTGGTTTCACTCCAATCCTGGCATCATTGACACAG GAATAAAAGAACTGGACCAAGTGATTGTTGTGCTCTTCACTACCCACATGTTCATCGGAGGATTCTTTGGGTTCATCTTGGATAACACCATTCCAG GTACTGAGAAAGAGCGGGGCATCAAGAGCTGGCAGGAGAAGGTGCACGAGGAGGGCAAAAAAATGTGTGACCAATCTTGCTATGATATCCCTTTCTGCAACGGCATTTTAAAACGGTTTCGATGTTTTCAGTACCTGCCCTTCCTCCCTTCTTACAAGACCAACCAATAG